The genomic DNA GGCAACACAAATAATGTGCGGCGCATGTTTGCACCGAAAAGGGGAGGGCCAAGGTgtgttcctttttcttccaCCATTTGCTCCATAGCTCTCGGTCTCTCTCtgccactctctctctctctctctctgtcttccCCCCTCTCAATGATCAGTAAGGAAATGACGAACATTTCAGGAGCACAAAATCCTCGAGAAGCCGAGACGAGAGGAAACGTGGCGGGTAAGGGAAAGCATGAACTCAGATGGGCTaccaaagaaagaaagaacatTTTCGAAAGATGTCTTAAAACTGACCCATCATCCATAGatgggaaaaaagaagagaaccAGAGCAGTCAAGAGAGCTAAAATTAGCAAACTTGTGACATGAAATGCAACAGCCGTGAATGAGATTTCGAGATCTAGCAAGCATTCACACACTTGAATAGAATGTGGAAAAGAATTCGAGCTTGCCTGAACACCGGGGGAGTCCACATTCAATACCCGGATCCTGGCACCCACGTCGCCAAGCACCCGGAGCTCAACCCGGTCGTTCAGCGCTGCGTCCCTGATCAAATCCGCCGCGTCGGCCTGCATCAGGCTCACCCGATCCACCACAATCGTGGCAACCACCTGATCCCCAAAAAGGAGAAACAGAAAAGACTGATAACTGCTTCCATAACTATCAACATTTCCAATTATATCCAGAAAACATTAACATAAGCGTTCAATTCCCAATAAAGGCAACATCAATTGTGTCCTCTGAAGCTTTCCAAAGATAGACCATGTCCAAGAATGGAGTTTAAGGAACATTGCTTAACCGGACGAATTGTTTTTCAGATGACAATGATGATCAATGATCACCCACCTGTCTCTGGCTATGGGCCTCCTGATAGAACCCGGGAACAGAGGCTTTACCCAGTGGGATCCCCTTGTACATGACGGTAAACCTCGACTCGCCGTACCTGATCCCCACCTTGTTGGGGTTCACCGCCAGGAACAGCATCCGAATGTTCAGCGACAGCTCCGCCGACGTAGGCGTCGGCGTCGAAGCCGTAGCCACGGTGGAGTCCGCGGCGGCGGTGGCAGGGGATTGGTTGATGCCCATGTACTGCACCCCGACCTGCTGCAGGTCGAACTGGGGCTTCTTGGGCTTCACGGCGAGGAGGATCACGAGGACCACCGCTACGACCAAGAGGgcgaggaaggagaagagtaGGAAaaggcagcagcagcagccctTGAGGGAGGCCGAGGAGGACGAGGAGTAGTATCGCTGTTGGTAGTGGGAGGAGGACGACAGCTGCCTCTGCCGGTGGTCACCGTCTCCCCGGGTTGTCATATTATTATGGGTTCTTCACTTCTGCCTGTTCCGAgctgtctctctctcacactctTATATCTCTCTGGCCTACAGTGATCAGTGATCTGAGGGAAAGAAGGAATCAAACGACGCCGGCCCTTTTCACAGCTCGCGCACTGTCACTGCTTTACTTACttccagagagagagagagaggtggaaagaagaagaagaagaagaagaagaaggggagaTTGCTTAGGAGATAAATAAAGCAATAAAGGGGAAAATGGGAATGAGTGAATCCATAAAAGGGGAAAGTGGAGAGGTTGTTAGTGGTGGTGGTGATGGAGCAAGGAGAAATAGAGAGGGAGGAATgtgggggaagagagagaagttctctctctctctctctctcactctgcTCTGTCTTTTGTTTTCGTCTGCCAAGGCGAACGGTGCCAtttatttccatttctttcAAGGCTTCCACTCACTCCATCCGACCGTCATGTAATTTAATGTAATGGAATGGACCATGTCCAATATGTCCGAAAGGATACTCCCGAAATATCAACCCCACAACTTCCCGCTCGGGTTTCTCCTACGGTCTGTTCGGCTTTGTTGCAAGTCGAGATCTCGTGTAGTTCTTGCAGCCATTTGTCCATGCGGGGTTTGGCTCGGCCGATCGTCACCATATCGAACGACTACTTCTCATACTAGAATGTCGTGTTACTTGAATATGGCTCTTTGGAAGTGGCCTAGGAGCTGATCAAAGCTGGGTCTAGCCCACTTGGCGGGGCCGATCTAGGCCCGGTTCTTCCCCGAGGTTTGTTCTTCACAGATCGACTTGGAGGCCAAGTCCAGTCCGCCATGTCCGAGAGGAAGTTTTATTACACATCATCATGACCTCAAACTTTTGCACATTTAATTTTTGGGCTGCACCTATTTAAGAGGTGTTCTTAGTTGACTAACTTCTTAGCTTGACATGCGCACCAAGCCGGTTCCGTGGGCCTGATCTTCTAACCAAGACAGGATCTATATGTTGGGCCATATATCTAAAGGGGGGCCAATCTTTAGGCCCACAGCCCAAAAGGGGTAAACTTGCTTTGAGTCCTTTGGTTTGCTAACAGAACATAATGCAATGTGCACGGCATGCCTTCccttgtttaattaattactacACTCTTGGGAGTCTGTCGACTGAAGGTTCATGGTACATTATTTCGGAAAGATCgcagatagagagagagagattgcgCGGCCACACGAGGTATACGCAATCCCGAGCATGCAAGTGGAACTTCCAAATAAGATTAGCTAGGGGACCAAAGCAAGCAGCTAAATTAGGAGAAAACTACGAATAATTCTTAGGTTATTCTTTATAATTGTCATATATAACTTGATGAAATGTCTTTGTTGGTCAGTTATTCACCTGACGTTTCAGATAAGAGGCATAAACTTCATTGATTACCAAACAAAATTTTACATATGCATCATGAAATCACCTATCCAAAAAGCCCAAATACAAAGTGGTTGCTCTCCCTTAAGTGTACAGTCGACTATAACTACGAGATTGGATATAAACTTCATTAATGTTtcgaaaaggaaaacaaacaTAGTCGTCATGGGTTTTGTTTAAAGTTATTTGATAAGTGTAGGTTGTACAGTCtcttaattaatgaaatacactacttattcaaaaaaaaacacttatAAACTTATTGGGTGCCCGAAAATAAGCAAGTATGCTAGGGcctatatattaatttcattatcGAGCAAATTGTGGTCGTGACGACTTATCCTTGGCTGCGAGTGGATCACATTGTAATTAGGGTTTGGAATCAATTCTTTTAAGAAATAAATGATATTAGTTAAGTGGATTTGGGTTTATTTCAATCCAAATTCAATTCAGTTGTAATGGTCCTAAAATTTTGATAGGAAAGAATTGTTGTCCCGAGCTGTATGGGACAATCGAGGGAGATGGCACCGCGGATTAATAATGGGAGAGAATCGAAATGTGAAGCTGCAGGCCTTCACAGTCAAGGAGGGAACCATCGTCACCGCTGCGATAACGTCCATGTCTGGGTCGATAACCCCGGCACTGTTGTTAGAGTCCCTACAATTTGGCTAGTCAGCTAGATATCATTTActaaatcaatcaatatataagtTGCACCTTAATAAGAGAGGCCTAGCTGGTTGAGATACATGTTCTTTGACCAGTATAGTAGCGATGTGCAACGaggaaaaataattacaatccCGAAATGAATCCTAAACGGGCCTCCAATCTTCGAGATTCTAATGACAAAAATCGACATTCACATCTCCTTGAACGACTTTTATATGTTATTGAAacaatagaaaaatattatcttaCTCTGTGAGAATTCAATTTAACGTAAACATTTGATTTCAGTGTCTAGAATTTGATAGTACTTATCACCTCCACGAGATCTTGGTTTAATCTTACGGACTCATGCCGAATTTACTTGAATCTGCAAATTTGATACATGAGTATGAAATAATTAATCTTGAAATACATAATTTTATCAAGAT from Punica granatum isolate Tunisia-2019 chromosome 2, ASM765513v2, whole genome shotgun sequence includes the following:
- the LOC116194704 gene encoding NDR1/HIN1-like protein 6, which gives rise to MTTRGDGDHRQRQLSSSSHYQQRYYSSSSSASLKGCCCCLFLLFSFLALLVVAVVLVILLAVKPKKPQFDLQQVGVQYMGINQSPATAAADSTVATASTPTPTSAELSLNIRMLFLAVNPNKVGIRYGESRFTVMYKGIPLGKASVPGFYQEAHSQRQVVATIVVDRVSLMQADAADLIRDAALNDRVELRVLGDVGARIRVLNVDSPGVQVSVDCAIVISPRKQSLTYKQCGFDGLTV